In the genome of Candidatus Dojkabacteria bacterium, one region contains:
- a CDS encoding YifB family Mg chelatase-like AAA ATPase codes for MVFRVYSSTTYGVTGQMVTVEASTSNSLPSIRIVGLPDKAVEDAKERVWPAIKNSGLSLIPKKITINLAPSYIPKTGASLDLPIAISILGAYKHLPQKICDEYLFIGELSLSGEVKYSNGILQAIDIMETQGLRNIIIPKDNLYDIPLSKTFSGTIFYAQRFNEVLRHLNGIKILPVWNASKQLNIQPKIEPIPILLPRSEAHIAQIAAAGDHHIITVGSPGCGKTLTAKAISQLMPKLTPEKIYETALIYSSSAHKTPTDLISLGSCPIRTPHHTSSYASIIGGGTKPSPGEISLAHNGVLFLDELPEFGIKTLNALREPLEEGNITIARAEYRVLYPCRFLFIAAMNPCPCGYFNDPEHECTCQPFVINRYFNKVSKVLLDRIDIYKYITRPENLANSTCTDTEISALKTSIFTAQEIQKTRFSGTKLTSNSQLSYKQIKEYCELTNEAEDLLNLAYKKLALSPRAFVKIARVGRTIADLKNSRKVKASHITEALSYRSEQVKA; via the coding sequence ATGGTATTTAGAGTTTATTCATCGACAACCTATGGCGTTACCGGTCAGATGGTGACTGTAGAGGCAAGCACCAGCAATTCCTTGCCTTCTATTCGAATCGTCGGATTACCCGATAAAGCAGTAGAAGATGCAAAAGAACGTGTTTGGCCGGCAATCAAGAATTCCGGACTTTCACTTATCCCCAAGAAGATTACAATAAATCTTGCCCCGTCATATATTCCCAAAACAGGAGCCAGTCTTGACTTACCAATTGCAATAAGTATTCTGGGAGCATACAAACACCTACCTCAAAAAATTTGCGATGAATATCTGTTTATTGGTGAACTTTCACTGTCCGGCGAAGTAAAATACAGTAACGGTATTCTTCAAGCAATCGACATAATGGAAACTCAAGGGTTACGCAATATTATTATTCCCAAAGATAATCTTTACGATATACCCCTTTCCAAAACATTTAGCGGAACAATATTTTATGCACAACGGTTTAACGAAGTCCTTCGGCACCTTAACGGAATAAAAATCTTACCCGTTTGGAACGCCTCAAAACAATTGAATATCCAACCTAAGATCGAACCAATCCCTATCCTCTTACCCCGATCGGAAGCACACATTGCACAAATTGCAGCTGCAGGTGATCATCATATTATTACCGTGGGTTCACCAGGCTGTGGGAAAACTCTTACCGCAAAGGCAATATCTCAGCTAATGCCAAAACTTACTCCCGAAAAAATATACGAAACAGCACTTATTTACAGTAGTTCTGCCCACAAAACACCAACAGATCTAATATCCTTAGGAAGCTGTCCAATACGGACTCCACATCACACCTCGAGCTATGCCTCAATTATTGGTGGTGGAACCAAGCCCAGCCCAGGCGAGATAAGCTTAGCACACAATGGCGTATTATTCCTTGACGAACTCCCCGAATTTGGAATTAAAACGCTTAATGCACTTAGAGAACCATTAGAAGAAGGAAATATCACTATTGCCAGAGCCGAATACCGTGTTTTGTATCCTTGCAGATTTTTGTTTATCGCGGCCATGAATCCTTGTCCCTGCGGGTACTTTAATGATCCCGAGCATGAATGTACCTGCCAACCCTTTGTAATAAATCGATACTTTAACAAAGTATCAAAAGTACTTTTAGACAGAATTGACATTTACAAATACATTACCAGACCGGAGAATCTTGCTAATTCCACTTGCACGGATACCGAAATTAGCGCTTTGAAAACATCAATTTTTACAGCACAAGAAATTCAAAAAACAAGGTTTTCAGGTACAAAACTTACAAGCAACTCACAGTTATCATACAAGCAAATAAAGGAATACTGTGAACTTACTAATGAAGCCGAAGATCTTCTTAATCTTGCATATAAAAAACTTGCTCTATCTCCTAGAGCCTTTGTTAAGATTGCAAGGGTTGGTAGAACAATTGCAGACCTTAAAAATTCCCGTAAAGTAAAAGCAAGCCATATAACGGAAGCATTGTCCTATAGGTCGGAACAGGTGAAAGCTTAA
- a CDS encoding replication-associated recombination protein A yields MNDILTPLAYRYRPIDLSDFVGQKHLVGKDGPIRSFIKSKKLPSMVFWGPPGTGKTTLAIILSKELGYDFHSMSAVSSGKSMLLDIVKSAKESKLFSKKVVLFLDEIHRWNKAQQDVLLPYVESGLITLIGATTENPSFSLNAALLSRVKIFTFERHTAPEIAGYLGKVIKDLQKEKNFRIKKNVIDLIAEISNGDLRSALNILEITINLLPPKNKDITVALVKNAVQKQIYYDKTGDEHYNIISAIHKSLRSSNADAACYWIGRMLIAGEDPRYVARRLVRFASEDIGNAKPAALSLALTVYESIEKVGMPECNVFLMQLAIYLANCPKDNTAYKVWGMVAADVEKFGNLPVPLHLRNAPTKLMEGLGYGKGYEYDHDLPGKKSDQQCMPDKLKNRKYLDV; encoded by the coding sequence ATGAATGACATTTTAACTCCGCTTGCCTATAGATACCGACCTATTGATCTATCAGACTTTGTGGGTCAAAAGCATCTTGTAGGGAAAGATGGACCAATAAGATCTTTTATTAAAAGTAAAAAACTTCCGTCTATGGTGTTTTGGGGGCCTCCCGGTACGGGCAAAACTACGCTTGCAATAATTCTTTCAAAAGAGCTGGGATATGATTTTCATTCTATGTCAGCTGTTAGCAGCGGTAAATCTATGCTTCTTGATATTGTAAAAAGTGCAAAGGAATCAAAACTCTTTTCTAAAAAGGTTGTTTTGTTTCTGGACGAAATTCATCGCTGGAATAAAGCCCAACAGGACGTACTCTTGCCTTACGTAGAAAGTGGATTAATAACGCTTATTGGTGCAACTACCGAGAATCCGTCTTTTTCACTAAATGCCGCACTTTTATCACGTGTAAAAATTTTTACGTTTGAGCGACATACTGCACCCGAAATTGCCGGTTACCTTGGGAAAGTTATAAAAGATCTGCAGAAAGAAAAAAACTTCCGGATCAAAAAGAATGTGATTGATTTAATTGCCGAAATTTCTAATGGGGATTTGCGTTCTGCATTAAATATTCTGGAGATAACCATTAATTTGTTACCGCCCAAAAATAAAGATATAACGGTGGCACTTGTTAAAAATGCTGTTCAGAAGCAAATTTATTATGACAAAACCGGCGACGAGCATTACAACATAATTTCAGCTATCCACAAAAGCCTACGAAGCTCGAATGCAGATGCTGCCTGTTATTGGATTGGCAGAATGCTTATTGCAGGTGAAGACCCTAGATACGTTGCAAGAAGGCTGGTGCGCTTTGCCAGTGAGGATATTGGGAATGCCAAGCCGGCTGCACTTTCTTTGGCACTAACTGTTTATGAGTCCATCGAAAAGGTTGGAATGCCTGAATGTAACGTATTTTTAATGCAACTTGCCATTTACCTTGCAAACTGTCCCAAAGACAATACGGCATATAAGGTTTGGGGCATGGTGGCTGCCGATGTAGAGAAATTTGGCAATTTACCTGTACCTCTGCATTTGCGCAATGCACCGACTAAGCTTATGGAGGGTTTGGGTTATGGCAAAGGATATGAGTACGATCACGACTTGCCCGGCAAAAAATCAGATCAGCAATGTATGCCCGATAAATTAAAAAATCGGAAGTATCTTGATGTTTAG
- a CDS encoding 16S rRNA (uracil(1498)-N(3))-methyltransferase, which yields MFRFFTSKINSSGFLIEEKFDIKHITTVLRLTPGDHIEIVNDTQVYEGVIDSLSKSAVRGSIIKPLEAVSDKIEFRLFLATIRPRLFELVIEKATELGVSEIIPVVMKNSQFSVDVYSSKHERFKKIIVAASKQSKQVRVPLISYPIAILNLADNILKGDLNVMFDLGSKSVSIDSIKSKLLKHKRTNCFVGPEGGFSKEDKDNLNDLDNLFTIKLSDHILRAETAAIVGLGIMKALAVDS from the coding sequence ATGTTTAGATTTTTTACGTCCAAAATAAATAGTTCAGGATTTCTTATAGAAGAGAAATTTGACATAAAACACATAACAACGGTTTTAAGGTTAACCCCGGGTGATCATATAGAAATTGTAAACGATACTCAGGTATATGAGGGAGTAATAGACAGCCTTTCTAAATCTGCGGTGAGAGGCTCAATTATTAAACCGCTTGAGGCGGTGTCTGATAAAATCGAGTTCAGACTTTTTCTTGCAACTATTCGGCCAAGGCTATTTGAATTGGTAATCGAAAAGGCAACCGAACTTGGTGTTTCCGAAATAATTCCCGTTGTTATGAAAAACTCACAGTTTAGTGTAGATGTTTATAGCTCAAAACATGAGCGGTTTAAAAAAATTATAGTTGCTGCAAGTAAGCAGTCCAAGCAGGTGAGGGTTCCGCTTATAAGTTATCCTATTGCAATTTTAAATTTAGCCGACAATATATTAAAAGGAGATTTAAATGTCATGTTTGATTTGGGCTCTAAGTCAGTTTCGATTGATTCGATAAAATCCAAGCTTCTAAAACATAAACGAACAAACTGTTTTGTAGGACCTGAAGGTGGTTTTTCCAAAGAGGACAAAGATAATCTAAACGATTTAGATAACCTTTTTACTATAAAACTCTCTGATCATATACTTCGTGCCGAGACTGCAGCTATCGTCGGATTAGGTATTATGAAAGCCTTAGCTGTTGACAGTTAG
- a CDS encoding ABC-2 family transporter protein, with translation MYWYYFKAQLAVDLERRLDFILDPLLRTIGLLVYFYLWRGSVSDVGSLFVYFLIYYLVVNPLHSGKVAVFMSKGINTGELNNFLCKPIDFRIASTVRFFSTLIKRLVLPTCLIAVAIIFLPGIFAPVSFTAFILFILALILGEISWILFMWIFGALSFWVTEIDFTIVVWDLIMNIFAGVYIPYFLFPESLKTILAYTPIPYWGAFPITIFQGEVVGNKVFWGFVILLGWTVVLYLTGKVLYRLGLKKYEGVGI, from the coding sequence ATGTATTGGTATTATTTTAAGGCACAGCTCGCCGTAGATTTAGAACGTCGGCTGGATTTTATACTTGATCCTCTCCTAAGAACAATCGGACTACTTGTTTATTTCTATTTGTGGAGGGGTAGTGTTTCGGATGTTGGCTCTCTTTTTGTATATTTCTTAATTTATTATCTTGTAGTCAATCCATTGCATTCGGGTAAGGTTGCTGTGTTTATGTCCAAAGGCATAAATACGGGAGAGTTAAACAATTTTCTTTGCAAGCCAATTGATTTTAGAATTGCCTCCACGGTTAGGTTCTTTTCTACCCTTATTAAAAGACTTGTTTTACCTACATGTTTGATAGCTGTGGCAATTATATTTCTTCCCGGGATTTTCGCACCTGTTTCTTTTACAGCATTTATACTATTTATCTTGGCACTTATTCTGGGTGAAATATCGTGGATTTTGTTTATGTGGATATTTGGGGCTTTATCGTTTTGGGTTACCGAAATAGACTTTACTATAGTTGTTTGGGATTTAATCATGAACATCTTTGCGGGGGTATATATTCCATATTTTCTTTTTCCCGAGAGTTTAAAGACTATTCTTGCATATACGCCAATTCCTTATTGGGGTGCATTTCCTATAACAATTTTCCAGGGTGAGGTAGTTGGCAACAAAGTATTTTGGGGCTTTGTTATTCTTCTCGGATGGACTGTTGTTTTGTATCTTACTGGGAAAGTACTCTATCGGTTGGGTCTCAAGAAGTATGAAGGAGTTGGAATTTAA
- a CDS encoding ABC-2 family transporter protein — MAHKFNLGMGLLANILWTSGQLVSLWFLFKNISGLGTWNAHDLVLLLAFSQISFYLSYSIYYNNFEKFNDKINEGNLDKYLLKPISLIFQISFEEVAVAQIIATVINVLPLFVFGLIGKSLTWGAVVICGIVTILGILLVYLFFLNIVGLTLIIGRTGGVLSVLRNSSDLGRIPIDQMNKYLGGFLSYVLPIAFATSYPVMVLTGRISALSVIGMEGALLLILLILNLITWRIGIRKYSGSI; from the coding sequence ATGGCACATAAGTTTAATCTTGGGATGGGTCTTTTAGCAAATATTCTTTGGACTTCCGGTCAATTAGTTTCATTATGGTTTCTGTTTAAGAATATTAGCGGTCTTGGCACTTGGAACGCACATGATCTTGTGCTCCTACTGGCATTTAGCCAAATATCTTTTTACTTGTCATATTCTATTTACTACAATAATTTTGAAAAGTTTAACGATAAAATAAATGAAGGTAATCTGGATAAATATTTGTTAAAGCCGATAAGCCTGATTTTCCAGATTTCTTTTGAGGAGGTCGCTGTTGCACAAATAATTGCAACCGTAATTAACGTTTTACCGCTTTTTGTATTTGGGTTAATAGGTAAAAGCCTAACTTGGGGTGCAGTAGTCATATGTGGGATAGTTACAATCCTTGGGATTTTGCTTGTTTATTTGTTTTTCCTAAATATTGTTGGGTTAACTTTGATTATTGGTCGGACGGGTGGAGTTTTATCGGTTCTGCGTAACAGTAGTGATCTTGGTCGTATTCCAATAGATCAGATGAACAAATATCTTGGCGGGTTTTTGTCATATGTGCTTCCAATTGCGTTTGCAACCAGTTATCCGGTAATGGTTCTAACGGGGAGGATTAGTGCATTGTCCGTTATCGGTATGGAGGGGGCGTTGCTACTTATTTTGTTAATTCTTAATCTAATAACATGGCGTATTGGAATAAGAAAGTATTCCGGTTCGATATAA
- a CDS encoding ATP-binding cassette domain-containing protein has product MEVISVKNLSRSFNQYKKATGLLGSIKSLLKRNYFKVSAVSDISFSIDAGEIVGFIGPNGAGKTTTLKMLSGILYPTSGQVQVLGHTPTDRKREFQEKIALVMGQKSQLIWDLPAKDSFMLNKHVYNIPENTFKNSVLELSSILEIEDILEIPVKKLSLGQRMKCELLASILHGPQILFLDEPTIGLDVVVQKKVREFIKEYNETYKTTVILTSHYMDDVKELCKRIIVISKGSIVFDGEISTLVKKYATHKYLKLVFTKSVNREDIQVFGKITDSSDDGFSYTLSVPEEGHVQIASQILQKLPVDDIDISEVELEDIIRKIFANSDSSIC; this is encoded by the coding sequence ATGGAAGTAATCTCGGTAAAAAACTTAAGCAGGAGTTTTAATCAATACAAGAAGGCTACCGGGCTGTTGGGTTCAATTAAGTCACTTTTAAAGCGTAATTATTTTAAGGTTTCGGCCGTATCCGATATCTCGTTTTCGATTGATGCCGGTGAGATAGTAGGATTTATAGGACCAAATGGAGCAGGGAAAACCACAACCCTTAAAATGCTTTCGGGTATTTTGTATCCAACAAGTGGACAAGTGCAGGTACTTGGACATACTCCGACAGACAGAAAAAGAGAATTTCAGGAAAAGATTGCTCTTGTAATGGGGCAAAAGTCTCAGCTTATTTGGGACCTTCCTGCTAAGGATAGCTTTATGTTAAATAAACACGTTTATAATATTCCTGAAAACACGTTTAAAAATTCGGTTTTAGAGCTTTCTTCAATTCTAGAAATTGAGGATATATTGGAGATACCGGTTAAAAAACTTTCGTTGGGTCAGCGAATGAAATGTGAATTATTGGCATCGATTTTACATGGACCGCAAATTTTGTTTTTAGATGAACCTACAATTGGACTGGATGTTGTTGTTCAAAAAAAGGTTCGTGAATTTATAAAGGAATACAATGAAACTTATAAAACAACCGTTATTTTGACAAGTCATTATATGGACGACGTAAAGGAGCTTTGCAAACGGATTATTGTAATTTCAAAAGGCAGCATTGTTTTTGATGGTGAGATTTCAACCCTTGTAAAGAAATACGCGACACATAAATATTTGAAACTTGTTTTTACTAAGTCGGTTAATAGGGAAGATATTCAAGTATTTGGAAAAATTACTGATTCTAGTGATGACGGTTTTTCGTATACATTGTCTGTTCCGGAAGAAGGTCATGTCCAAATTGCAAGTCAAATACTTCAAAAGCTACCTGTCGACGATATTGATATTTCCGAGGTTGAACTGGAAGATATAATTAGAAAGATATTTGCAAACTCAGACTCAAGTATCTGTTAA
- the serS gene encoding serine--tRNA ligase — protein sequence MLDLRILQENPELVAETMNKRGLSGNSIVKTFLEMDSSRRALITKIDIFKKERNDISAKGKKPTAEEIEKVKEIKTKTAELETALKELTARWQETYDLIPNIARPDTPNGKGEADNVDVYAWTPTDGEIPASKINKPGSATKFMPEFPSHANKNFKGAHHIDIGKALDIIDNEQSAIVSGSRFTYIKNEGALLQYALFELLKDKLITEGFIPVVPPLLVRERALYGTSHFPADKEQVYKIDGSNVEDNNQLYLVGSSEPSNFALYMDKTLDIKDLPIKLMAYTTCFRSEAGSWGKDTRGIKRVHQFDKLEMDLICHPDESNELAENYLLGINKWLLQTLEIPFRIVRKCFGDMGYYASHAQWDPEAWLPSQQEFMEVGTSTNTTDYQARRLNIKFTDVDGQKKFAHTVNDTGVAMGRMIIAIIDNYQQPDGSVKIPKSLQKYIGKEIISK from the coding sequence ATGTTAGACCTTCGGATACTTCAGGAAAACCCTGAACTCGTAGCAGAAACCATGAACAAACGAGGGCTTTCAGGCAATTCAATCGTTAAGACATTTTTGGAAATGGATTCATCTCGAAGGGCACTTATTACAAAAATTGACATTTTTAAAAAAGAACGCAACGATATAAGCGCAAAGGGCAAAAAGCCTACAGCAGAGGAAATAGAAAAAGTTAAGGAAATAAAAACCAAAACTGCCGAACTAGAAACCGCTCTAAAAGAGCTTACAGCCCGCTGGCAAGAAACCTATGATCTTATTCCCAATATTGCAAGACCGGATACCCCTAACGGTAAAGGCGAAGCCGACAATGTCGACGTTTATGCCTGGACTCCTACAGACGGTGAAATTCCGGCTAGCAAAATAAATAAGCCGGGAAGCGCAACAAAATTCATGCCAGAGTTTCCATCGCATGCTAACAAAAACTTTAAAGGAGCTCATCATATCGATATTGGAAAAGCACTTGACATTATCGACAACGAACAAAGCGCAATCGTATCGGGCAGCCGCTTTACCTATATCAAAAATGAAGGCGCTCTCTTACAGTACGCATTATTCGAACTTCTTAAGGATAAACTTATAACCGAAGGATTTATCCCCGTTGTACCCCCACTTTTAGTCAGAGAACGTGCACTTTACGGTACTAGCCACTTTCCTGCCGACAAGGAACAAGTCTATAAAATTGACGGATCCAACGTAGAAGACAACAATCAATTGTATCTTGTAGGCTCGTCAGAACCTTCAAACTTTGCCTTGTATATGGATAAAACTCTGGATATAAAAGACCTGCCAATTAAACTTATGGCATATACAACCTGCTTTAGAAGTGAGGCAGGATCATGGGGCAAGGATACTCGCGGCATAAAACGTGTTCATCAGTTCGACAAACTTGAAATGGACTTAATTTGCCATCCCGATGAATCTAACGAACTTGCCGAAAATTACCTGCTTGGAATAAACAAATGGCTTTTGCAAACACTCGAAATACCATTTAGAATTGTACGCAAATGCTTTGGCGACATGGGCTACTACGCTTCACATGCCCAGTGGGATCCCGAAGCATGGCTTCCTTCACAGCAAGAATTTATGGAGGTTGGCACAAGTACAAACACAACCGATTATCAGGCACGAAGGTTAAACATTAAGTTTACAGATGTTGATGGTCAAAAGAAATTTGCACATACTGTAAACGATACCGGCGTAGCAATGGGCAGAATGATTATTGCAATAATTGATAACTACCAACAACCCGACGGTTCTGTTAAAATTCCAAAGTCCTTGCAAAAATATATAGGGAAAGAGATCATTAGTAAGTAA
- a CDS encoding DNA adenine methylase translates to MDKRFFVPGHRLGLSIAEVVNHLSVHKAEFDLTTINDDFFIIESDFKKCNIERLGGIVKSGKILEVFDIKDFSQDILISTLIKSIVKNKKDKLSVILNFRGNVRNLRISKKNVLMGLKQTLRAEGIALRFPGDMNSLVSSAVVFDKKIKGKGLEFEVLADSTYVYIGSTDWVQDYEEFRERDYDKPFFDKEAGMLPPKLARIMVNLADTGKTKVVWDPFCGSGAVLMEALDLGYHLIGTDISDRAIKNTKGNIDWLMNRLDESGHYAGDKSGQFVFLKQNVIVGIHKVYKELGIEINSNIAFVTEPYLGPPVLRVLETEKAAKIIKNVHNIYIDFLNKVEYIDRQLGKPIDSIVMVVPEYKTRLGWIPLHLSKELKMLGRIGFSSPRWFSYLSKKIPNFDMYWFREESLIRRKILVLHKER, encoded by the coding sequence GTGGATAAACGATTTTTTGTTCCTGGGCATAGATTGGGATTATCTATTGCTGAAGTAGTTAACCATTTGTCCGTACATAAGGCAGAATTTGATCTTACTACTATTAACGATGATTTTTTCATTATTGAATCCGATTTTAAAAAGTGTAATATTGAACGGCTTGGGGGAATTGTAAAGTCAGGCAAGATTCTTGAAGTTTTCGATATAAAGGATTTTTCACAAGATATTCTTATTTCAACTTTGATCAAAAGTATAGTTAAAAACAAGAAAGATAAGCTTTCGGTTATCTTAAATTTTAGAGGGAATGTAAGAAACCTACGAATTAGCAAGAAAAATGTTTTAATGGGGCTTAAGCAGACTTTACGAGCGGAAGGTATTGCACTTAGGTTTCCGGGAGACATGAACTCACTCGTAAGTTCGGCCGTTGTTTTTGACAAGAAAATAAAAGGCAAAGGACTAGAGTTTGAGGTACTTGCCGACTCTACTTATGTTTACATTGGATCTACGGATTGGGTTCAAGATTACGAAGAGTTTAGAGAACGTGATTACGATAAGCCATTTTTTGATAAAGAGGCGGGAATGCTTCCGCCTAAGCTTGCTCGAATAATGGTAAATCTTGCCGACACAGGCAAAACAAAGGTAGTTTGGGATCCATTTTGCGGTAGTGGGGCTGTACTTATGGAGGCACTTGATCTTGGATATCACCTTATCGGTACGGACATAAGTGATAGGGCCATAAAAAACACAAAGGGTAACATTGATTGGCTAATGAATCGGCTTGATGAGTCGGGTCATTATGCCGGGGATAAGTCTGGTCAGTTTGTGTTTTTAAAGCAGAATGTAATTGTGGGTATACATAAAGTGTACAAGGAGCTGGGAATCGAGATCAATTCAAATATCGCTTTCGTAACGGAGCCTTATTTAGGTCCGCCGGTACTAAGAGTTTTGGAAACGGAAAAAGCCGCAAAGATTATTAAAAATGTACACAATATTTATATAGACTTTTTAAACAAAGTTGAATACATTGATAGGCAGTTGGGAAAGCCGATAGATTCGATAGTCATGGTGGTTCCCGAATATAAAACCAGACTGGGCTGGATTCCGCTCCATCTGAGTAAGGAGCTTAAGATGCTTGGACGAATAGGTTTTTCTTCCCCTAGGTGGTTTAGTTATCTTTCAAAAAAGATTCCTAACTTTGATATGTATTGGTTTAGAGAAGAAAGTCTAATAAGAAGAAAAATATTAGTTCTGCACAAGGAAAGATGA